The Glycine max cultivar Williams 82 chromosome 12, Glycine_max_v4.0, whole genome shotgun sequence genome window below encodes:
- the TPS13 gene encoding probable terpene synthase 2 isoform X2 encodes MSNVPHDAKPDLNSTRCTANFHPTIWGHYFLSYVPSSTEDDSRIKQVQILKEHVRKILVSPINNNLSFKLNFIDTIQRLGVSYHFEQEIDELLLQIYDISTKDNNIIGHDDDLQQLALLFRLLRQRGYRISSNVFYKFKDQTGNFNERLANDIQGMMSLYEASQLRFHGEEILEEAHNFTHIQLSKSLTTQLSPYLEAQVQHILVQSFHKGMPRLEATYNISFYQEDPSHDKYLLSFAKVDFDILQKLHKKEVSSVTKWWIKDLNVSTKLPFVRDRIVEGSFWILGVYFEPQHSLARRIMLKIVGILTIIDDMYDAYGTIDELELFTNAIERWDICCLDDLPEYMKICYTTLLDCFEEIEEEMVKKEKAYYIKYAKKEMKRLVQAQMTQARWFHCNYTPIVDEYMQVTTISSCYPMLIIISYIGMRDTTEEILIWATSDPIIVIAASTICRIMDDIVGNEVEQERGHVASSLECYIKQHNTSRKDAIDQLRKMVDNAWKDINEACLNPTQVPMTFLKPIVNLARVIDVLYKDEDNYTNAGGVMKDYIQALLVNNMFTNII; translated from the exons ATGTCTAATGTCCCCCATGATGCAAAACCGGACTTAAACTCCACTCGGTGCACTGCAAATTTTCATCCTACAATTTGGGGGCATTATTTCCTTTCTTATGTTCCTAGTTCCACG GAAGATGATAGCCGAATAAAACAAGTTCAGATTTTAAAAGAGCACGTGAGGAAGATTCTTGTTTCTCCGATTAATAACAATttgtcttttaaattaaattttatagacaCAATTCAACGCTTGGGTGTTTCTTACCATTTTGAACAAGAAATTGATGAACTGTTGCTCCAAATTTATGATATTTCAACAAAGGACAATAACATCATAGGTCACGATGATGATCTTCAGCAGCTGGCTCTACTCTTTCGATTGCTCAGGCAACGGGGATATCGCATTTCATCAA atgtattttacaaatttaaggACCAAACTGGAAACTTCAATGAAAGGCTAGCCAATGATATACAAGGAATGATGAGCTTGTATGAAGCATCTCAACTAAGATTTCATGGAGAAGAGATACTTGAAGAGGCACATAATTTCACTCACATTCAATTATCTAAGTCTTTAACCACCCAATTAAGCCCTTATCTCGAGGCACAAGTGCAACACATCCTAGTACAATCATTTCACAAGGGAATGCCTAGGTTGGAGGCAACATATAATATCTCTTTCTACCAAGAAGATCCTTCCCATGATAAATATTTGCTATCTTTTGCAAAAGTAGACTTCGATATTCTGCAAAAACTACATAAAAAAGAAGTCAGCAGTGTGACCAA GTGGTGGATTAAGGATTTAAATGTGTCAACAAAGTTGCCTTTTGTACGGGATAGGATTGTTGAAGGTAGCTTTTGGATTTTGGGAGTCTATTTTGAGCCGCAACATTCTCTTGCTAGAAGGATAATGCTAAAAATAGTTGGCATATTGACCATCATTGATGACATGTATGATGCTTATGGAACAATCGATGAACTTGAGCTTTTTACAAATGCAATTGAGAG GTGGGATATTTGTTGTTTGGATGATCTCCCtgaatacatgaaaatatgttaTACAACACTTTTGGATTGTTTTGAAGAGATAGAGGAAGAGatggtaaagaaagaaaaagcataCTACATTAAGTACGCTAAGAAAGAA aTGAAAAGACTAGTTCAAGCTCAGATGACTCAAGCAAGATGGTTTCATTGCAACTACACGCCAATAGTAGATGAGTACATGCAAGTTACAACTATATCAAGTTGTTACCCTATGCTGATAATCATATCTTACATTGGCATGAGAGACACAACAGAGGAGATCCTCATATGGGCAACAAGTGACCCAATCATTGTTATAGCTGCTTCAACAATTTGTAGGATCATGGATGACATTGTTGGAAATGAG GTTGAGCAAGAAAGAGGACATGTTGCCTCAAGCCTTGAATGCTATATAAAGCAACACAATACCTCAAGGAAAGATGCCATTGATCAACTACGCAAGATGGTTGACAATGCTTGGAAGGACATCAATGAGGCATGCCTTAATCCTACTCAAGTACCAATGACTTTTCTTAAGCCTATTGTCAACCTTGCACGCGTGATAGACGTGCTTTACAAAGACGAAGATAACTATACAAATGCAGGAGGGGTAATGAAAGATTACATTCAAGCTTTACTAGTTAATAATATGTTTACTAATATCATTTAG
- the TPS13 gene encoding probable terpene synthase 2 isoform X1 → MSNVPHDAKPDLNSTRCTANFHPTIWGHYFLSYVPSSTEDDSRIKQVQILKEHVRKILVSPINNNLSFKLNFIDTIQRLGVSYHFEQEIDELLLQIYDISTKDNNIIGHDDDLQQLALLFRLLRQRGYRISSNVFYKFKDQTGNFNERLANDIQGMMSLYEASQLRFHGEEILEEAHNFTHIQLSKSLTTQLSPYLEAQVQHILVQSFHKGMPRLEATYNISFYQEDPSHDKYLLSFAKVDFDILQKLHKKEVSSVTKWWIKDLNVSTKLPFVRDRIVEGSFWILGVYFEPQHSLARRIMLKIVGILTIIDDMYDAYGTIDELELFTNAIESRWDICCLDDLPEYMKICYTTLLDCFEEIEEEMVKKEKAYYIKYAKKEMKRLVQAQMTQARWFHCNYTPIVDEYMQVTTISSCYPMLIIISYIGMRDTTEEILIWATSDPIIVIAASTICRIMDDIVGNEVEQERGHVASSLECYIKQHNTSRKDAIDQLRKMVDNAWKDINEACLNPTQVPMTFLKPIVNLARVIDVLYKDEDNYTNAGGVMKDYIQALLVNNMFTNII, encoded by the exons ATGTCTAATGTCCCCCATGATGCAAAACCGGACTTAAACTCCACTCGGTGCACTGCAAATTTTCATCCTACAATTTGGGGGCATTATTTCCTTTCTTATGTTCCTAGTTCCACG GAAGATGATAGCCGAATAAAACAAGTTCAGATTTTAAAAGAGCACGTGAGGAAGATTCTTGTTTCTCCGATTAATAACAATttgtcttttaaattaaattttatagacaCAATTCAACGCTTGGGTGTTTCTTACCATTTTGAACAAGAAATTGATGAACTGTTGCTCCAAATTTATGATATTTCAACAAAGGACAATAACATCATAGGTCACGATGATGATCTTCAGCAGCTGGCTCTACTCTTTCGATTGCTCAGGCAACGGGGATATCGCATTTCATCAA atgtattttacaaatttaaggACCAAACTGGAAACTTCAATGAAAGGCTAGCCAATGATATACAAGGAATGATGAGCTTGTATGAAGCATCTCAACTAAGATTTCATGGAGAAGAGATACTTGAAGAGGCACATAATTTCACTCACATTCAATTATCTAAGTCTTTAACCACCCAATTAAGCCCTTATCTCGAGGCACAAGTGCAACACATCCTAGTACAATCATTTCACAAGGGAATGCCTAGGTTGGAGGCAACATATAATATCTCTTTCTACCAAGAAGATCCTTCCCATGATAAATATTTGCTATCTTTTGCAAAAGTAGACTTCGATATTCTGCAAAAACTACATAAAAAAGAAGTCAGCAGTGTGACCAA GTGGTGGATTAAGGATTTAAATGTGTCAACAAAGTTGCCTTTTGTACGGGATAGGATTGTTGAAGGTAGCTTTTGGATTTTGGGAGTCTATTTTGAGCCGCAACATTCTCTTGCTAGAAGGATAATGCTAAAAATAGTTGGCATATTGACCATCATTGATGACATGTATGATGCTTATGGAACAATCGATGAACTTGAGCTTTTTACAAATGCAATTGAGAG CAGGTGGGATATTTGTTGTTTGGATGATCTCCCtgaatacatgaaaatatgttaTACAACACTTTTGGATTGTTTTGAAGAGATAGAGGAAGAGatggtaaagaaagaaaaagcataCTACATTAAGTACGCTAAGAAAGAA aTGAAAAGACTAGTTCAAGCTCAGATGACTCAAGCAAGATGGTTTCATTGCAACTACACGCCAATAGTAGATGAGTACATGCAAGTTACAACTATATCAAGTTGTTACCCTATGCTGATAATCATATCTTACATTGGCATGAGAGACACAACAGAGGAGATCCTCATATGGGCAACAAGTGACCCAATCATTGTTATAGCTGCTTCAACAATTTGTAGGATCATGGATGACATTGTTGGAAATGAG GTTGAGCAAGAAAGAGGACATGTTGCCTCAAGCCTTGAATGCTATATAAAGCAACACAATACCTCAAGGAAAGATGCCATTGATCAACTACGCAAGATGGTTGACAATGCTTGGAAGGACATCAATGAGGCATGCCTTAATCCTACTCAAGTACCAATGACTTTTCTTAAGCCTATTGTCAACCTTGCACGCGTGATAGACGTGCTTTACAAAGACGAAGATAACTATACAAATGCAGGAGGGGTAATGAAAGATTACATTCAAGCTTTACTAGTTAATAATATGTTTACTAATATCATTTAG
- the TPS13 gene encoding probable terpene synthase 2 isoform X3: MSNVPHDAKPDLNSTRCTANFHPTIWGHYFLSYVPSSTEDDSRIKQVQILKEHVRKILVSPINNNLSFKLNFIDTIQRLGVSYHFEQEIDELLLQIYDISTKDNNIIGHDDDLQQLALLFRLLRQRGYRISSNVFYKFKDQTGNFNERLANDIQGMMSLYEASQLRFHGEEILEEAHNFTHIQLSKSLTTQLSPYLEAQVQHILVQSFHKGMPRLEATYNISFYQEDPSHDKYLLSFAKVDFDILQKLHKKEVSSVTKIVEGSFWILGVYFEPQHSLARRIMLKIVGILTIIDDMYDAYGTIDELELFTNAIESRWDICCLDDLPEYMKICYTTLLDCFEEIEEEMVKKEKAYYIKYAKKEMKRLVQAQMTQARWFHCNYTPIVDEYMQVTTISSCYPMLIIISYIGMRDTTEEILIWATSDPIIVIAASTICRIMDDIVGNEVEQERGHVASSLECYIKQHNTSRKDAIDQLRKMVDNAWKDINEACLNPTQVPMTFLKPIVNLARVIDVLYKDEDNYTNAGGVMKDYIQALLVNNMFTNII; the protein is encoded by the exons ATGTCTAATGTCCCCCATGATGCAAAACCGGACTTAAACTCCACTCGGTGCACTGCAAATTTTCATCCTACAATTTGGGGGCATTATTTCCTTTCTTATGTTCCTAGTTCCACG GAAGATGATAGCCGAATAAAACAAGTTCAGATTTTAAAAGAGCACGTGAGGAAGATTCTTGTTTCTCCGATTAATAACAATttgtcttttaaattaaattttatagacaCAATTCAACGCTTGGGTGTTTCTTACCATTTTGAACAAGAAATTGATGAACTGTTGCTCCAAATTTATGATATTTCAACAAAGGACAATAACATCATAGGTCACGATGATGATCTTCAGCAGCTGGCTCTACTCTTTCGATTGCTCAGGCAACGGGGATATCGCATTTCATCAA atgtattttacaaatttaaggACCAAACTGGAAACTTCAATGAAAGGCTAGCCAATGATATACAAGGAATGATGAGCTTGTATGAAGCATCTCAACTAAGATTTCATGGAGAAGAGATACTTGAAGAGGCACATAATTTCACTCACATTCAATTATCTAAGTCTTTAACCACCCAATTAAGCCCTTATCTCGAGGCACAAGTGCAACACATCCTAGTACAATCATTTCACAAGGGAATGCCTAGGTTGGAGGCAACATATAATATCTCTTTCTACCAAGAAGATCCTTCCCATGATAAATATTTGCTATCTTTTGCAAAAGTAGACTTCGATATTCTGCAAAAACTACATAAAAAAGAAGTCAGCAGTGTGACCAA GATTGTTGAAGGTAGCTTTTGGATTTTGGGAGTCTATTTTGAGCCGCAACATTCTCTTGCTAGAAGGATAATGCTAAAAATAGTTGGCATATTGACCATCATTGATGACATGTATGATGCTTATGGAACAATCGATGAACTTGAGCTTTTTACAAATGCAATTGAGAG CAGGTGGGATATTTGTTGTTTGGATGATCTCCCtgaatacatgaaaatatgttaTACAACACTTTTGGATTGTTTTGAAGAGATAGAGGAAGAGatggtaaagaaagaaaaagcataCTACATTAAGTACGCTAAGAAAGAA aTGAAAAGACTAGTTCAAGCTCAGATGACTCAAGCAAGATGGTTTCATTGCAACTACACGCCAATAGTAGATGAGTACATGCAAGTTACAACTATATCAAGTTGTTACCCTATGCTGATAATCATATCTTACATTGGCATGAGAGACACAACAGAGGAGATCCTCATATGGGCAACAAGTGACCCAATCATTGTTATAGCTGCTTCAACAATTTGTAGGATCATGGATGACATTGTTGGAAATGAG GTTGAGCAAGAAAGAGGACATGTTGCCTCAAGCCTTGAATGCTATATAAAGCAACACAATACCTCAAGGAAAGATGCCATTGATCAACTACGCAAGATGGTTGACAATGCTTGGAAGGACATCAATGAGGCATGCCTTAATCCTACTCAAGTACCAATGACTTTTCTTAAGCCTATTGTCAACCTTGCACGCGTGATAGACGTGCTTTACAAAGACGAAGATAACTATACAAATGCAGGAGGGGTAATGAAAGATTACATTCAAGCTTTACTAGTTAATAATATGTTTACTAATATCATTTAG